A stretch of the Halomonas sp. BDJS001 genome encodes the following:
- the serC gene encoding 3-phosphoserine/phosphohydroxythreonine transaminase, which translates to MTRHYNFCAGPAALPVAVLERAREELLDYQGRGLSVMEMSHRSDEFIAIAERAEADFRQLLGVPGNYKVLFLQGGASMQFAMLPMNLLGQGGSGNFIQTGIWGKKALNEAKHLGFDCHVVASSESNGHTAVPAQDELRVSADAAYLHYTSNETIGGLEFDYTPHIQRADGAHVPLVCDMSSNILSGPIDVSEFGVIYAGAQKNIGPAGLTLVVVRDDLLGKAQANIPSLFDYQMLADAGSMVNTPPTYAWYLAGLVFQWLKDDIGGLAAMDAINQRKADKLYAAIDASEFYSNPIANANRSRMNVPFVLADSALDKAFLQQADAAGLLNLKGHRSVGGMRASLYNAVPESAVDALIAFMADFEKTRG; encoded by the coding sequence ATGACACGTCACTATAATTTCTGTGCAGGGCCTGCGGCCCTGCCAGTCGCTGTGTTAGAGCGCGCCCGGGAAGAGCTTTTGGACTATCAAGGGCGCGGCCTTTCTGTAATGGAAATGAGTCACCGCAGCGATGAGTTTATCGCTATTGCCGAGCGCGCCGAAGCGGATTTCCGTCAACTGTTGGGCGTGCCGGGTAACTATAAGGTTCTGTTTTTACAGGGCGGCGCCAGCATGCAGTTTGCCATGCTGCCGATGAACCTGTTGGGGCAAGGCGGTAGTGGCAATTTTATTCAGACCGGTATCTGGGGCAAGAAGGCGCTCAATGAGGCCAAGCACCTGGGTTTTGATTGCCATGTGGTTGCCAGTAGTGAGTCCAACGGCCATACGGCGGTGCCTGCACAAGACGAGTTACGGGTGAGCGCAGATGCTGCCTATTTGCACTACACCTCTAACGAGACAATTGGTGGCTTGGAATTTGATTATACGCCGCATATTCAGCGGGCCGATGGCGCTCACGTGCCACTGGTCTGCGATATGTCGTCGAATATCCTGTCTGGGCCCATCGACGTTAGCGAATTTGGCGTGATCTACGCAGGGGCTCAGAAAAATATTGGCCCCGCCGGTTTAACGCTGGTGGTGGTGCGTGACGACCTGCTAGGTAAAGCTCAGGCCAATATACCTTCGCTATTTGATTATCAAATGCTGGCGGACGCTGGTTCGATGGTCAATACGCCCCCCACGTATGCCTGGTATTTAGCCGGGCTGGTATTCCAGTGGCTGAAAGACGATATCGGCGGATTGGCGGCGATGGATGCTATCAATCAGCGCAAGGCCGATAAACTTTACGCAGCGATTGATGCCAGCGAGTTTTATAGCAATCCAATTGCTAACGCCAACCGTTCGCGCATGAACGTGCCCTTTGTGCTGGCCGATTCGGCGCTGGATAAAGCGTTTTTACAGCAGGCCGATGCAGCGGGGCTGCTTAATCTAAAAGGCCACCGTAGCGTGGGTGGTATGCGTGCCAGCCTTTACAACGCGGTGCCTGAGTCTGCGGTAGATGCTTTAATTGCATTTATGGCCGATTTTGAAAAAACAAGGGGCTAA
- the pheA gene encoding prephenate dehydratase, with product MSDTSINLDELRQRIDQLDSDILNLISERASCAQQVAHVKLAEDKDAVFYRPEREAQVLRRIMALNKGPLDSEEMARLFREIMSACLALEQPVKVAYLGPEGTFTQQAALKHFGESAVSLPMAAIDEVFREVEAGAVHYGVVPVENSTEGVVNHTLDTFMDSSIKICGEVVLRIHHHLLVSETTRRDKVSRIYSHPQSFAQCRKWLDAHFPHAERVPVSSNAEAAKLVKTEWHSAAIAGDMAAKLYGLDYIAEKIEDSPDNSTRFLIIGNQDVPMAGEDKTSIVVAMRNQPGTLHALLEPFHRHQIDLTRLETRPSRTGVWNYVFFIDFKGHRDEPKVAAVLEEVQLRAAELRVLGSYPIGVL from the coding sequence ATGTCCGACACGTCGATCAACCTGGATGAGCTGCGCCAGCGTATCGATCAGCTCGATAGCGATATTCTCAATCTGATCAGCGAGCGCGCCAGTTGCGCCCAGCAGGTGGCCCACGTCAAGTTGGCCGAAGATAAAGATGCGGTGTTTTATCGCCCTGAGCGAGAAGCCCAGGTGCTGCGGCGCATAATGGCGTTGAATAAGGGGCCGCTCGATTCTGAAGAGATGGCGCGCTTGTTCCGTGAAATCATGTCGGCGTGTTTGGCGCTTGAACAGCCGGTTAAAGTTGCCTATTTAGGCCCTGAAGGCACCTTTACGCAGCAGGCGGCGCTCAAACACTTCGGTGAAAGTGCGGTCAGTTTGCCCATGGCAGCCATTGATGAGGTATTTCGTGAAGTAGAGGCGGGCGCTGTGCATTACGGCGTCGTGCCGGTGGAAAACTCCACCGAAGGGGTGGTCAATCACACCCTGGATACCTTTATGGACTCCTCGATTAAAATTTGTGGAGAGGTAGTGCTGCGTATTCATCACCATTTATTGGTCAGTGAAACGACGCGTCGCGATAAAGTCTCGCGTATCTATTCGCACCCGCAGTCGTTTGCCCAGTGCCGCAAATGGTTAGATGCGCATTTTCCGCATGCAGAGCGCGTGCCGGTCTCCTCTAATGCGGAAGCGGCCAAGTTAGTCAAAACCGAGTGGCACAGCGCGGCGATTGCCGGCGATATGGCGGCCAAACTTTATGGCCTTGACTATATCGCCGAAAAAATTGAAGACAGCCCGGATAACTCCACGCGGTTTTTGATTATTGGTAACCAGGATGTGCCCATGGCGGGAGAGGATAAAACCTCTATTGTGGTTGCCATGCGCAACCAGCCGGGGACGCTGCATGCGTTGCTGGAGCCGTTTCATCGCCACCAAATTGATTTAACGCGCCTTGAAACGCGTCCTTCGCGTACCGGTGTGTGGAACTACGTCTTTTTTATCGACTTTAAAGGCCATCGTGATGAGCCCAAGGTCGCGGCAGTGCTTGAAGAGGTGCAACTGCGGGCGGCGGAACTACGCGTGCTGGGTTCCTACCCCATAGGCGTGCTGTGA